A genomic segment from Acidimicrobiales bacterium encodes:
- a CDS encoding AlkA N-terminal domain-containing protein: MSEDAGPRTLRLAHRRPLAAADLLAFLAARAVRGVEAGVRGPDGALVGYRRTLALPHAPATVTLVPADGHVLGTLRGDARDADEAEARVRRLLDLDADPAAVDAHLGRDPLLAPLVAARPGLRVPGAVDGFEVAVRAVVGQQVSVAGAITTIGRLTAERGTPLATPDGELTHLFPSAAQVAAADPDLLPMPRARGRALVGLARAVADGEIALDAGADRDRTRAALLARPGIGPWTVEDIALRAFGDPDAFPATDLGVRRTLTRLAGPDAARPAAVAARAERWRPWRAYATLHLWTATP; this comes from the coding sequence GTGAGCGAGGACGCCGGCCCCCGCACCCTGCGCCTGGCCCACCGGCGACCGTTGGCCGCCGCCGACCTGCTGGCCTTCCTGGCCGCCCGGGCGGTGCGGGGGGTGGAGGCCGGGGTGCGAGGTCCGGACGGGGCCCTCGTCGGCTACCGGCGCACCCTGGCCCTGCCCCACGCCCCGGCCACGGTCACCCTGGTGCCGGCCGACGGCCACGTGCTCGGCACGCTGCGGGGCGACGCCCGGGACGCGGACGAGGCGGAGGCCCGGGTCCGGCGCCTGCTCGACCTGGACGCCGACCCCGCCGCCGTCGACGCCCACCTCGGCCGCGACCCCCTGCTCGCTCCGCTGGTGGCGGCCCGGCCCGGCCTGCGGGTGCCGGGTGCGGTCGACGGGTTCGAGGTGGCGGTGCGGGCCGTCGTCGGCCAGCAGGTGTCGGTGGCCGGGGCCATCACCACCATCGGCCGCCTCACCGCCGAGCGGGGCACCCCGCTGGCCACTCCCGACGGCGAGCTCACCCACCTGTTCCCCTCCGCGGCCCAGGTGGCGGCGGCCGACCCCGACCTCCTGCCCATGCCCCGGGCCCGGGGCCGGGCCCTGGTGGGGCTGGCCCGAGCGGTGGCCGACGGGGAGATCGCCCTGGACGCCGGAGCCGACCGTGACCGCACCCGGGCCGCCCTCCTGGCCCGGCCCGGCATCGGGCCGTGGACGGTGGAGGACATCGCCCTGCGGGCCTTCGGTGACCCCGACGCCTTCCCCGCCACCGACCTGGGCGTGCGCCGCACCCTGACCCGGCTGGCAGGGCCGGACGCCGCTCGCCCGGCGGCGGTGGCGGCTCGGGCCGAGCGCTGGCGCCCGTGGCGGGCCTACGCCACCCTCCACCTCTGGACCGCCACCCCCTGA
- a CDS encoding ATP-binding cassette domain-containing protein translates to MSDRRLLAAGAAFVAFVAAGLLGLYDASLGVVLQGAALGVGTGLMAVGLVLIYRTTRVINFAYGAMGTVAGALASGLTLGSLEWSWYLSAPLSIVAGVAVGLLVELTVIRRFATSPRLVLTVATIGLAQALGGLALFMPGWFGTEALNPGFSTPLSDTEWTVSPVTLDGNHLVLAAVAPLVLLALAWFLFRTGAGTAVRGMAENLDRARMLGIPVNQLNLLLWGVAGGLAAVTVVLKAPTQGLSVDAAAGPTVLLAPLAAAVIVGMRSIPGAFLAGVAVEILDQLAQINLDSRTWTYVVLLGVIVVGLLFQERATGRADAAGEGTWSAVGVTHRLSRPLAALPEVRALRVVGALLVVGALVWIPLAGSPSQVNDGTITLIYALAAVSLVVLTGWGGVVSLGQFALVGVGGVVAANLIVDHDLDLFATIGLSALAGGIVAAVIGIPALRVSGQLLAVTTLAFAVAMQVHVINPANYAGLVPGDFERPELFGSVDLATERWLYLLALVLLAGAVAIVFNLRRTRTGRVVRATRDNDRGAAAVGISTTRTKITAFVISGMFAGTAGALHAVALRGIGVNTYEAADSLLLFSMAVIGGVSSLGGTLAGVALVQWLGYTFPRLQLLLTGVGLLAILMVLPGGLGQAYERLRDRVAHAAARRRGVSLVDELALADGADGVAETPEQRAAAAALAVEREERAGAARAGDAAAAEAGLSRADAPGGGAEGALVSCSGLESGYGSLQVLFGVDVAAGDGDVLALLGTNGAGKSTLFKAMVGLLPVTAGRVTFAGQDITGLPPEKVARRGLSMMPGGKGVFPTLTVAENVRLSTWMLRGDPERARGRTDEMLDMFPILRDRWDQQAGNLSGGEQQQLSIAMAFVTEPQVVLIDELSLGLAPAVVGMLVDKVRELHRQGTTIVLVEQSINVALLMCESAVFLEKGQVRFRGPTAGLLERPDILRAVFIGSDDGPAAGDSGASGDDAGTTDADGDDAAAAGPAGRGLALECRQVSKRFGGITAVDEVDLTVAPGRIVGLIGHNGAGKTTLFDVLTGFLEIDGGRVVLGGTDVSDMAPHRRAILGVGRSFQEARLYPSLTVRECIEVSLERHLANRDPVAAALHLPASVDSERAAEARAEELIALLGLGAFRDRPTGELSTGTRRIVELACLLAQDPAVVLLDEPTAGVAQVETEALVPLLRRIQAETGCSMVVIEHDMALLSELCDEFVALEQGRVIARGTPAEVLADPDVIASYLGTDDQVIQRSGERRSTTPTA, encoded by the coding sequence ATGAGCGATCGCAGGCTGCTGGCCGCCGGAGCGGCGTTCGTCGCCTTCGTGGCCGCCGGGTTGCTGGGCCTGTACGACGCGTCGCTGGGGGTGGTCCTCCAGGGCGCGGCCCTGGGCGTCGGCACCGGCCTCATGGCCGTCGGCCTGGTGCTCATCTACCGCACCACCCGGGTCATCAACTTCGCCTACGGGGCCATGGGCACCGTGGCCGGCGCCCTGGCCAGCGGCCTCACCCTGGGCTCGCTCGAGTGGAGCTGGTACCTCTCGGCCCCCCTGTCCATCGTGGCCGGCGTGGCCGTGGGCCTGCTGGTCGAGTTGACGGTCATCCGGCGCTTCGCCACCTCCCCGCGCCTCGTCCTCACCGTGGCCACCATCGGCCTGGCCCAGGCCCTCGGCGGGCTGGCCCTGTTCATGCCCGGCTGGTTCGGCACCGAGGCCCTCAACCCGGGCTTCAGCACGCCCCTCTCCGACACCGAGTGGACCGTGTCGCCGGTGACGCTCGACGGCAACCACCTGGTGCTGGCCGCTGTCGCCCCGTTGGTCCTCCTGGCCCTGGCCTGGTTCCTGTTCCGCACCGGGGCCGGCACCGCGGTGCGGGGCATGGCCGAGAACCTGGATCGGGCCCGCATGCTGGGCATCCCCGTCAACCAGCTCAACCTGCTGCTGTGGGGCGTGGCCGGGGGCCTGGCCGCCGTCACGGTCGTCCTCAAGGCCCCGACCCAGGGCCTCTCCGTCGACGCCGCCGCCGGGCCCACCGTCCTGCTGGCCCCGCTGGCCGCGGCCGTCATCGTGGGCATGCGCTCCATCCCCGGGGCGTTCCTGGCCGGCGTCGCCGTCGAGATCCTGGACCAGCTGGCCCAGATCAACCTGGACTCCCGCACGTGGACCTACGTGGTGCTGCTGGGTGTCATCGTCGTCGGCCTGCTGTTCCAGGAGCGGGCCACGGGCCGGGCCGACGCCGCCGGCGAGGGCACGTGGTCGGCGGTGGGCGTCACCCACCGGCTGTCGCGGCCCCTGGCCGCCCTGCCGGAGGTCCGGGCCCTGCGCGTGGTCGGTGCCCTGCTGGTGGTCGGCGCCCTGGTGTGGATCCCCCTGGCCGGCAGCCCCTCGCAGGTCAACGACGGCACCATCACCCTCATCTACGCCCTGGCCGCGGTGTCGTTGGTGGTCCTCACCGGGTGGGGCGGAGTGGTGAGCCTGGGCCAGTTCGCCCTGGTCGGCGTGGGCGGGGTGGTGGCCGCCAACCTCATCGTCGACCACGACCTCGACCTGTTCGCCACCATCGGGCTCTCGGCCCTGGCCGGCGGGATCGTCGCCGCCGTCATCGGCATCCCCGCCCTGCGGGTCTCCGGCCAGCTCCTGGCCGTCACCACCCTGGCCTTCGCGGTGGCCATGCAGGTCCACGTCATCAACCCGGCCAACTACGCCGGCCTGGTGCCCGGCGACTTCGAGCGCCCCGAGCTGTTCGGGTCGGTCGACCTGGCCACCGAGCGCTGGCTCTACCTGCTGGCCCTGGTGCTCCTGGCCGGAGCGGTGGCCATCGTGTTCAACCTGCGCCGCACCCGCACCGGCCGGGTCGTCCGGGCCACCCGCGACAACGACCGGGGCGCGGCCGCGGTCGGCATCAGCACCACCCGCACCAAGATCACCGCCTTCGTCATCTCCGGCATGTTCGCCGGGACGGCCGGTGCCCTCCACGCCGTGGCCCTGCGGGGCATCGGCGTCAACACCTACGAGGCGGCCGACAGCCTCCTGCTGTTCTCCATGGCCGTCATCGGCGGGGTGTCCTCCCTGGGCGGCACCCTGGCCGGCGTGGCCCTGGTCCAGTGGCTGGGCTACACCTTCCCCCGGCTCCAGCTCCTGCTCACGGGGGTGGGGCTGCTGGCCATCCTGATGGTGCTGCCCGGGGGGCTGGGCCAGGCCTACGAGCGGCTGCGCGACCGGGTGGCCCACGCCGCGGCCCGGCGCCGGGGCGTGTCCCTGGTCGACGAGCTGGCCCTGGCCGACGGGGCCGACGGGGTCGCCGAGACCCCGGAGCAACGGGCGGCCGCCGCAGCCCTGGCCGTCGAGCGGGAGGAGCGGGCCGGCGCCGCCCGGGCCGGCGACGCCGCCGCCGCCGAGGCCGGCCTGTCGCGGGCCGACGCGCCGGGCGGGGGCGCCGAGGGCGCCCTGGTGTCGTGCTCGGGGCTGGAGTCGGGCTACGGCTCGCTCCAGGTGCTCTTCGGCGTGGACGTGGCCGCCGGCGACGGCGACGTGCTGGCCCTCCTCGGCACCAACGGCGCCGGCAAGTCCACCCTGTTCAAGGCCATGGTGGGCCTGCTGCCGGTCACCGCCGGACGGGTGACCTTCGCCGGCCAGGACATCACCGGCCTGCCCCCCGAGAAGGTGGCCCGCCGGGGCCTGTCGATGATGCCGGGCGGCAAGGGCGTGTTCCCCACCCTCACCGTGGCCGAGAACGTGCGCCTCTCGACGTGGATGCTCCGGGGCGACCCCGAGCGGGCCCGGGGCCGGACCGACGAGATGCTGGACATGTTCCCCATCCTCCGCGACCGCTGGGACCAGCAGGCCGGCAACCTCTCCGGGGGGGAGCAGCAGCAGCTCTCCATCGCCATGGCCTTCGTGACCGAGCCCCAGGTGGTGCTCATCGACGAGCTGTCGCTGGGCCTGGCGCCCGCCGTGGTCGGCATGCTGGTCGACAAGGTGCGGGAGCTGCACCGCCAGGGCACCACCATCGTCCTGGTCGAGCAGTCCATCAACGTGGCCCTGCTCATGTGCGAGAGCGCGGTGTTCCTGGAGAAGGGCCAGGTGCGCTTCCGGGGACCGACCGCCGGCCTGCTGGAGCGACCCGACATCCTCCGGGCCGTGTTCATCGGCAGCGACGACGGGCCGGCGGCGGGCGACTCGGGAGCCAGCGGCGACGACGCCGGGACGACGGACGCCGACGGCGACGACGCCGCGGCCGCGGGTCCGGCCGGCCGTGGCTTGGCCCTGGAGTGCCGCCAGGTGTCCAAGCGCTTCGGCGGCATCACCGCCGTCGACGAGGTGGACCTCACCGTGGCCCCCGGCCGCATCGTGGGCCTCATCGGCCACAACGGCGCCGGCAAGACCACGCTCTTCGACGTGCTGACCGGCTTCCTGGAGATCGACGGGGGCCGGGTGGTGCTGGGCGGCACCGACGTCTCCGACATGGCCCCCCACCGGCGGGCCATCCTGGGCGTGGGCCGGTCGTTCCAGGAGGCTCGCCTCTACCCGTCCCTCACCGTGCGGGAGTGCATCGAGGTCTCCCTGGAGCGCCACCTGGCCAACCGGGACCCGGTGGCCGCGGCCCTGCACCTGCCGGCGTCGGTCGACTCCGAGCGGGCGGCCGAGGCTCGGGCCGAGGAGCTCATCGCCCTGCTGGGCCTGGGCGCCTTCCGCGATCGACCCACCGGCGAGCTGTCCACCGGCACCCGGCGCATCGTGGAGCTGGCCTGCCTGCTGGCCCAGGACCCGGCGGTGGTGCTCCTGGACGAGCCCACGGCGGGCGTGGCCCAGGTCGAGACCGAGGCCCTGGTGCCCCTCTTGCGCCGCATCCAGGCCGAGACCGGTTGCTCCATGGTCGTCATCGAGCACGACATGGCGCTGTTGTCGGAGCTGTGCGACGAGTTCGTGGCCCTGGAGCAGGGCCGGGTGATCGCCCGGGGCACGCCGGCCGAGGTGCTGGCCGATCCGGACGTCATCGCCTCCTACCTGGGCACCGACGACCAGGTCATCCAGCGCTCCGGCGAGCGGCGCTCCACCACCCCGACGGCCTGA